Proteins co-encoded in one Natronorubrum daqingense genomic window:
- a CDS encoding E3 ubiquitin--protein ligase, with translation MTLQLEPVTLTILAVGFVVAVPFCWYGISELRLANRILRSEPNSVLDTTDGGHVELRGTAQPLEADRLCRSPISATPCLAYECEVETLSSSGSQNSSSWSTAYTDQEYVPFRLEDDDANVLIEPPGADFRLETDAQVKVDAGTEPPSAVAQFIEETDDVDAQNTGDDRGLLDRFTDTDRRFTERLLLPDGSVHVFGTARYDTTVSSAPGQVNAAVGLDEAAYDDSRWLRLRHSLFGGPFIISDSTERQLGLRAGAYGLFSVALGLLAAGIAIFWAF, from the coding sequence ATGACCCTCCAACTCGAGCCCGTGACGCTGACGATACTCGCCGTGGGATTCGTGGTGGCGGTCCCGTTTTGCTGGTACGGCATCAGCGAACTCCGACTCGCGAACCGAATCCTGCGTTCGGAACCAAATTCGGTGCTCGACACCACCGACGGCGGCCACGTCGAACTTCGCGGCACGGCACAGCCACTCGAGGCCGATCGATTGTGTCGCTCGCCGATCAGCGCCACACCGTGTCTCGCCTACGAGTGTGAAGTCGAGACCCTCTCATCGAGTGGCTCACAGAACTCCTCGAGTTGGTCGACCGCCTACACCGATCAGGAGTACGTCCCGTTCAGACTCGAGGACGACGACGCGAACGTCCTGATCGAGCCGCCGGGAGCCGACTTCCGCCTCGAGACTGACGCGCAGGTCAAAGTCGACGCCGGGACGGAACCGCCGTCGGCCGTCGCGCAGTTCATCGAGGAAACCGACGATGTCGATGCACAGAACACGGGAGACGACCGGGGACTTCTCGATCGGTTCACGGACACTGACCGACGCTTCACCGAACGCCTTCTCCTTCCCGACGGGTCGGTCCACGTCTTCGGGACGGCCCGCTACGACACGACCGTCTCGAGCGCGCCGGGACAGGTCAACGCCGCAGTCGGCCTCGACGAGGCGGCCTACGACGACAGTCGCTGGCTCCGCCTCCGGCACTCGCTGTTCGGTGGTCCGTTCATCATTTCCGACAGCACGGAACGGCAACTCGGCCTTCGCGCCGGTGCGTACGGACTCTTCAGCGTCGCACTCGGTCTCCTCGCTGCAGGAATCGCCATCTTCTGGGCGTTTTGA
- a CDS encoding helix-turn-helix domain-containing protein: MSTIAEFRLPAAETTLGTALEHASEATFELESSVSKTNPSLWVSDVDRETVERAFELDDSVAAYELLVETDSRLLFDVSFENGTKRLRDELLADGGSVLEMWGTNGWWQVRVRFPDRDTLVDAYDRLEETGISVDLRRVSDVSTVSGTDTRLTPQQQEALEAALEHGYFEIPRGISMEELAEELGISHQALSERFRRAYETLVDDELQPAREQSNVR, from the coding sequence ATGTCGACGATAGCCGAGTTCCGGCTCCCTGCAGCGGAGACGACGCTGGGGACAGCACTCGAACACGCATCCGAGGCCACGTTCGAACTCGAGTCCTCGGTATCCAAGACTAACCCTTCCCTGTGGGTCTCAGACGTCGACCGCGAGACCGTCGAACGGGCGTTCGAACTGGACGACTCAGTCGCGGCGTACGAACTGCTCGTCGAGACGGACTCCCGACTGCTCTTCGACGTGAGTTTCGAGAACGGAACGAAACGACTCCGCGACGAATTGCTCGCCGACGGCGGCTCCGTCCTCGAGATGTGGGGTACCAACGGTTGGTGGCAGGTTCGCGTGCGATTCCCCGACAGAGACACCCTCGTCGACGCCTACGATAGACTCGAGGAGACGGGCATCTCCGTCGACTTGCGACGAGTCAGCGACGTGAGCACGGTCTCCGGCACCGACACCAGACTGACCCCCCAACAACAGGAAGCGCTCGAGGCCGCACTCGAGCACGGCTACTTCGAAATCCCCCGCGGCATCTCGATGGAGGAACTTGCCGAGGAGTTAGGAATCTCACATCAGGCGCTCTCCGAACGGTTTCGTCGGGCGTACGAGACGCTGGTCGACGACGAACTTCAGCCGGCGCGCGAGCAATCGAACGTCAGGTGA
- a CDS encoding glutathione S-transferase N-terminal domain-containing protein → MLELYQAESCPHSGDVRQTLTDIGVSYVIHNPRRPGSEGGDVLNEQTHQMMTKLSSEDSIPFLVDTDREETLAESEAIVDYLESHYA, encoded by the coding sequence ATGCTCGAACTCTACCAGGCAGAGAGCTGTCCGCACAGCGGCGATGTTCGACAAACACTCACTGATATCGGCGTCTCGTACGTGATTCACAATCCGCGACGTCCAGGCAGTGAGGGTGGCGACGTGCTCAACGAACAGACGCACCAGATGATGACGAAACTGAGCAGCGAGGATTCGATTCCGTTCCTCGTCGACACCGATCGCGAGGAGACGCTCGCAGAGAGCGAGGCAATCGTGGACTACCTCGAGTCACACTACGCTTAA
- a CDS encoding molybdopterin molybdotransferase MoeA, which yields MNGADSDRKQSGFKVRTPVDEARRILREAVVGEGAELEPETGIETIDVERADGRILAAPITAARSVPHYQRAAMDGYAVRAADTFGASDRSPEVLRIADGTGGDASVSPDVAARVHTGSALPEGADAVVMIEHVAERESVGELEVEDAVAEGENVAPVGEDIEADQHLYEAGHRLRPSDLGLLRSAGYAKVTVATPPTVGVVPTGEELVECDPDPGEVVETNGLTVSRLVERWGGTATYRDVVTDDPDSLRVAIQRDLTKDVVVTTGGSSVGQRDLLPEVIDDLGEVLVHGVGLKPGHPVCLGIVEDTPVLALPGYPVACIVNAVQFLRPVMNWLEGTTPNPHPTTTARLERKIPSEPGTRTFARVQLEERESGDGEFGPNEPQYRAIPTRASGSGVLSSVALADGWVVVDDEREGIPSGETVAVENWEPTV from the coding sequence ATGAACGGAGCCGACAGCGATCGGAAGCAATCTGGGTTCAAAGTACGGACGCCGGTGGACGAAGCGCGTCGGATACTTCGGGAGGCGGTTGTCGGGGAAGGGGCCGAACTCGAGCCCGAGACGGGCATCGAGACGATCGACGTCGAGCGTGCGGACGGCCGGATACTCGCCGCGCCGATTACGGCGGCGCGGAGCGTTCCCCACTACCAACGGGCGGCGATGGACGGCTACGCCGTTCGCGCGGCCGACACGTTCGGCGCGAGCGACCGCTCGCCCGAAGTCCTCCGAATCGCCGACGGAACGGGCGGTGACGCGTCCGTCTCGCCGGACGTCGCCGCGCGAGTCCACACCGGCAGCGCCCTGCCCGAGGGTGCCGACGCGGTCGTCATGATCGAACACGTCGCCGAACGCGAGTCGGTCGGCGAACTCGAGGTCGAAGACGCCGTCGCGGAGGGCGAGAACGTCGCCCCCGTCGGAGAGGATATCGAGGCGGACCAACACCTCTACGAGGCGGGTCATCGCCTTCGGCCGTCTGACCTCGGCCTCCTGCGGTCTGCGGGGTACGCGAAGGTGACCGTCGCGACGCCGCCGACGGTGGGCGTCGTGCCGACGGGCGAGGAACTCGTCGAGTGCGACCCGGACCCGGGGGAAGTCGTCGAGACGAACGGCCTCACCGTCTCCCGACTCGTCGAACGCTGGGGTGGCACGGCGACGTACCGAGACGTCGTCACCGACGACCCCGACTCGTTGCGCGTGGCGATCCAGCGCGATCTGACGAAGGACGTCGTCGTCACCACGGGCGGCTCCTCGGTCGGCCAGCGAGACCTCCTCCCCGAAGTCATCGACGACCTCGGCGAGGTGCTCGTTCACGGCGTTGGGCTCAAACCCGGCCATCCCGTCTGCCTCGGTATCGTCGAGGATACGCCCGTGCTCGCCCTCCCCGGCTACCCCGTCGCCTGCATCGTCAACGCCGTCCAGTTCCTCCGGCCCGTCATGAACTGGCTCGAGGGCACGACGCCTAACCCCCACCCGACGACGACCGCTCGCCTCGAGCGCAAGATCCCGAGCGAACCCGGCACGCGAACGTTCGCACGCGTGCAACTCGAGGAACGCGAATCCGGGGACGGAGAGTTTGGGCCGAACGAGCCCCAATACCGGGCGATTCCGACCAGGGCGAGCGGATCGGGCGTGCTCTCGAGCGTCGCACTCGCCGACGGCTGGGTGGTCGTCGACGACGAACGCGAGGGAATCCCTTCAGGGGAAACCGTCGCCGTCGAAAACTGGGAGCCGACCGTCTAG
- a CDS encoding 3-hydroxyacyl-CoA dehydrogenase/enoyl-CoA hydratase family protein, with protein MELEDINTVAVLGAGNMGHGIAEVVAMAGYDVNMRDINEEFVQNGYDQIEWSLDKLAENDQLSEDEAEAALERVTPLVDMADACGDADVVIEAVPEKMEIKEEVYTELESVAPDRAIFATNTSSLSITDLSEFTERPEQFCGMHFFNPPVRMQLVEVISGAQSNDETLDVIEELADDIGKSPVRVHKDSPGFIVNRVLVPLMNEACWLVESDEATIAEVDSTTKYDMGLPMGSFELGDQVGNDISYHVLEYMHDVLGEPYEPCPLLERKVENEELGKKTGKGFYDYEDGDGADIPTDEQSDLVESRLTASMANEVAKLIGNDVAPPESIDEATKLGAGFPDGPVKIVDKFGIENALETLEDAYEQTGHERYEPADYLEERASEGGFYDAAEDDDGVEFDAIRVEYPGDMVGHIVLDRPHRMNTISDDLLEELATAVDLLEDDEEVRSILITGEGEKAFSAGADVQSMAAGGADPLEGQELSRLGQQTFGKLEACDLPIVAGIDGFCLGGGMELSMCADLRVASERSEFGQPELDLGLLPGWGGTQRLKHIVGEGRAKEIILTAERFDAETMADYGFVNDVVANNELEDEALDLATDLAGGPPVAQKFTKRAMLTGRHDTEAGLEYEASAFGHLMATDDLMEGITAFMGDGEPEFEGK; from the coding sequence ATGGAGCTCGAAGATATCAACACCGTCGCAGTTCTCGGTGCAGGCAACATGGGCCACGGCATCGCGGAGGTCGTCGCGATGGCTGGCTACGACGTGAACATGCGCGACATCAACGAGGAGTTCGTCCAGAACGGCTACGACCAGATCGAGTGGTCGCTCGACAAACTCGCCGAAAACGACCAACTCTCCGAGGACGAGGCCGAGGCCGCCCTCGAGCGCGTGACGCCTCTCGTCGATATGGCGGACGCCTGTGGCGACGCGGACGTCGTCATCGAGGCCGTCCCCGAAAAAATGGAGATCAAAGAAGAGGTTTACACCGAACTCGAGTCGGTCGCCCCCGACCGAGCCATCTTCGCGACGAACACCTCGAGTCTCTCGATTACGGACCTCTCGGAGTTCACCGAGCGTCCCGAGCAATTCTGCGGAATGCACTTTTTCAACCCGCCGGTGCGGATGCAACTCGTCGAAGTAATTTCGGGAGCGCAGTCGAACGACGAGACGCTCGACGTGATCGAGGAACTGGCCGACGACATCGGCAAGTCGCCCGTTCGCGTCCACAAGGACTCCCCCGGCTTCATCGTCAACCGCGTGCTCGTCCCGCTGATGAACGAAGCCTGCTGGCTCGTCGAGAGCGACGAGGCCACCATCGCCGAAGTCGACTCGACGACGAAGTACGACATGGGTCTGCCGATGGGCAGTTTCGAACTCGGCGACCAGGTCGGCAACGACATCAGCTACCACGTCCTCGAGTACATGCACGACGTGCTCGGCGAGCCCTACGAGCCGTGTCCGCTCCTCGAGCGAAAGGTCGAAAACGAGGAACTCGGCAAGAAAACCGGAAAAGGATTCTACGACTACGAGGACGGCGACGGCGCCGACATTCCAACCGACGAGCAGTCGGATCTCGTCGAGTCCCGGCTGACCGCGTCGATGGCCAACGAAGTCGCGAAGTTGATCGGCAACGACGTCGCGCCGCCTGAATCGATCGACGAGGCGACGAAACTCGGCGCTGGCTTCCCCGACGGGCCCGTCAAGATTGTCGACAAGTTCGGCATCGAGAACGCCCTCGAGACGCTCGAAGACGCCTACGAGCAGACGGGCCACGAACGCTACGAGCCCGCTGACTACCTCGAGGAGCGAGCGTCCGAAGGCGGCTTCTACGACGCTGCGGAGGACGACGACGGCGTCGAATTCGACGCCATCCGCGTCGAGTACCCCGGCGACATGGTCGGTCACATCGTCCTCGACCGACCACACCGGATGAACACCATTAGCGACGACTTGCTCGAGGAACTCGCCACAGCCGTCGACTTGCTCGAGGACGACGAGGAGGTTCGCTCGATTCTGATCACGGGCGAGGGCGAGAAGGCCTTCTCCGCCGGTGCTGACGTCCAGAGTATGGCCGCGGGCGGCGCGGACCCCCTCGAGGGCCAGGAACTGTCCCGACTGGGACAGCAGACGTTCGGCAAACTCGAGGCCTGTGACCTGCCCATCGTCGCCGGTATCGACGGCTTCTGTCTCGGCGGCGGAATGGAACTCTCGATGTGTGCCGACCTCCGCGTGGCGAGCGAGCGCTCGGAGTTCGGCCAACCGGAACTCGACCTCGGCTTGCTGCCCGGTTGGGGTGGCACGCAGCGACTCAAACACATCGTCGGCGAGGGCCGTGCGAAGGAGATCATCCTCACCGCGGAGCGCTTCGACGCCGAGACGATGGCCGACTACGGCTTCGTTAACGACGTGGTCGCCAATAACGAACTCGAGGACGAAGCCCTCGACCTCGCGACCGATCTCGCCGGTGGCCCGCCAGTCGCCCAGAAGTTCACCAAACGCGCGATGCTCACCGGCCGCCACGACACCGAAGCCGGCCTCGAGTACGAGGCCTCCGCCTTTGGCCACCTGATGGCGACCGACGACCTCATGGAGGGCATCACGGCCTTCATGGGAGACGGTGAGCCGGAATTCGAAGGAAAGTAA
- a CDS encoding acyl-CoA dehydrogenase family protein, whose translation MEFGLTEEQEQIREEVARFAENEVVPEAETFDEEETFPHEIVDQAAEMGLVGSSIPVEYGGAGYSVIDTAIIAEELFSYDPGIALSILACSFGTEAIEAFGTEAQKERFLEPVAMGEKISGAAISEPDTGSDVSSVSTQAEKDGDEWVVNGNKMWITNGTVGDFFVVLCKTNPDAEGRYNGFSQIVVESDRDGFSADKITGKMGIRASDTAELIFDDVRVPEENLIGTKDAAFMQQMQFFDATRVGVAAQGVGIAKGATREALEYAQDREQFGQPISEFQAIQHKLANMATETEAARNLTYKAAWHVDQGEDVTKLASMAKEYASRVAVDAANEAVQIHGGSGYVNDFPVERFYRDSKITQIYEGTSEIQKNVIARELLGKGF comes from the coding sequence ATGGAATTCGGTCTCACCGAAGAGCAGGAACAGATTCGCGAGGAAGTCGCTCGATTCGCCGAAAACGAAGTCGTCCCCGAAGCGGAGACGTTCGACGAGGAAGAGACGTTCCCCCACGAAATCGTCGATCAGGCCGCGGAGATGGGCCTCGTCGGCTCCTCGATCCCGGTCGAGTACGGCGGCGCGGGCTACTCGGTCATCGACACCGCAATCATCGCCGAAGAGCTGTTCTCCTACGATCCCGGTATCGCGCTCTCGATTCTGGCGTGCTCGTTCGGGACCGAGGCCATCGAAGCGTTCGGTACCGAAGCCCAGAAGGAGCGATTCCTGGAGCCCGTTGCGATGGGCGAGAAGATCTCCGGCGCAGCGATTTCCGAACCCGACACGGGATCGGACGTCTCCTCGGTCTCGACGCAGGCCGAGAAGGACGGCGACGAGTGGGTCGTCAACGGCAACAAGATGTGGATCACGAACGGGACCGTCGGCGACTTCTTCGTCGTCCTCTGTAAGACCAACCCCGACGCCGAGGGCCGCTACAACGGCTTCAGCCAGATCGTCGTTGAATCCGACCGCGACGGATTCAGCGCCGACAAAATCACCGGCAAGATGGGGATCCGTGCCTCCGACACTGCCGAACTCATCTTCGACGACGTGCGCGTCCCCGAAGAGAACCTCATCGGAACCAAAGACGCCGCGTTCATGCAGCAGATGCAGTTCTTCGACGCCACTCGTGTCGGCGTCGCCGCACAGGGCGTCGGGATCGCGAAGGGTGCGACTCGAGAGGCACTCGAGTACGCACAGGATCGCGAACAGTTCGGTCAGCCGATCAGCGAGTTCCAGGCGATTCAGCACAAACTCGCCAATATGGCGACCGAAACCGAGGCCGCGCGTAACCTGACCTACAAGGCCGCCTGGCACGTCGACCAGGGCGAGGACGTCACCAAACTCGCCTCGATGGCCAAGGAGTACGCCTCTCGCGTTGCCGTCGACGCTGCCAACGAAGCCGTCCAGATCCACGGCGGCTCGGGCTACGTCAACGACTTCCCCGTCGAGCGCTTCTACCGCGACTCGAAGATCACCCAGATCTACGAGGGAACGTCCGAGATTCAGAAGAACGTTATCGCCCGCGAACTACTCGGAAAAGGGTTCTAA
- a CDS encoding molybdopterin biosynthesis protein, producing the protein MERKEFRDLASPAAAREAIESLSLEGGIDRVPLEEASGRVLVARLDAELDVPGFDRASLDGYALAARETFGADEADPAELEVVGEVHAGEEPTIDLEAGEAVEISTGAVMPSGADAMVPVERTDIDTETETVRIRTSVAPGDNVMFAGADVAAGERALGPGTRITPRDIGLLSALGVDEVPVRARPTVGIVSTGDELVRPGGDLESARGEIYDVNSYTIAAGVEDAGGEAVLYPHAGDEQAEMEEILRRAADECDLVLSSGSTSASAVDVIYRVIEEQGELLLHGVSVKPGKPMLVGRLGGSDGSDGPNGEDRSSASDSAYVGLPGYPVSAMMVFRTFVAPAIRAAAGVPEPDSATVSGVMAREERYGEGRLRLMPVGVVEREDESPLVYPVDKGSGATTSLAEADGVVEVSPETDYLEDGESVAVTLFSPDVRPPTLLGVGEDDPTLNRLLDGLENPRYLSIGTRPGLRRLRDGVPDVAVVSGPLERDVDAVELGRWRREWGLVVRPGNPDELEGLADLLETDLRFVNRTTDSGLRSSLEAELDAIAADRDERAEDLRDAIDGFDLALRAHESPARKVIAGDADAGLGLRETADRLDLAFVPVDSEPVRVLANPDRVDTESVRELEAALDSDPEIDIAR; encoded by the coding sequence ATGGAACGCAAGGAATTTCGAGATCTCGCGTCGCCGGCGGCCGCACGGGAGGCGATCGAGTCGCTCTCCCTCGAGGGCGGAATCGACCGCGTGCCACTCGAGGAGGCCAGCGGTCGCGTGCTCGTCGCGCGACTCGACGCCGAACTCGACGTGCCCGGATTCGACCGCGCGAGTCTGGACGGCTACGCGCTCGCGGCTCGAGAGACGTTCGGTGCCGACGAGGCGGACCCGGCCGAACTCGAGGTCGTCGGCGAGGTCCACGCCGGCGAAGAACCGACGATCGACCTCGAGGCGGGCGAGGCCGTCGAGATTTCGACCGGTGCGGTGATGCCCTCGGGGGCCGACGCGATGGTGCCAGTCGAGCGAACCGATATCGACACCGAGACGGAGACCGTCCGGATTCGAACGTCGGTCGCACCCGGCGACAACGTCATGTTCGCCGGGGCCGACGTCGCGGCGGGCGAACGCGCGCTCGGACCGGGAACGCGGATTACGCCCCGCGATATCGGCTTGCTCTCCGCGCTCGGCGTCGACGAGGTCCCCGTCCGTGCCCGCCCGACGGTCGGTATCGTCTCGACCGGCGACGAACTCGTGCGACCTGGAGGCGACCTCGAGAGCGCGCGCGGGGAGATCTACGACGTCAACAGCTACACGATCGCCGCGGGCGTCGAAGACGCCGGCGGCGAGGCGGTGCTCTACCCGCACGCGGGCGACGAGCAAGCGGAGATGGAGGAAATCCTCAGACGAGCCGCCGACGAGTGCGACCTCGTCCTCTCCTCCGGATCGACCAGCGCGAGCGCGGTCGACGTCATCTACCGAGTGATCGAAGAGCAAGGCGAACTCCTCCTCCACGGCGTCAGCGTCAAACCGGGGAAGCCGATGCTCGTCGGCCGACTCGGGGGCTCGGACGGGTCGGATGGGCCGAACGGCGAGGATCGCTCGTCAGCTAGCGACTCCGCGTACGTCGGGTTGCCCGGCTACCCCGTCTCTGCGATGATGGTCTTTCGAACGTTCGTCGCGCCGGCGATTCGCGCGGCCGCCGGCGTCCCCGAACCCGACTCGGCGACGGTGTCGGGCGTCATGGCTCGAGAGGAACGCTACGGCGAAGGGCGACTCCGGCTCATGCCCGTGGGGGTCGTCGAACGCGAGGACGAGTCGCCACTCGTCTACCCCGTCGACAAGGGAAGCGGCGCGACGACGAGTCTCGCCGAGGCCGACGGCGTCGTCGAAGTGAGCCCGGAAACGGACTACCTCGAGGACGGTGAATCCGTCGCGGTCACGCTGTTCTCGCCGGACGTTCGGCCACCCACGCTGCTCGGCGTCGGCGAGGACGACCCGACGCTGAATCGGCTGCTCGACGGACTCGAGAACCCTCGGTACCTCTCGATTGGTACGAGACCCGGCCTCCGGCGACTCCGCGACGGCGTCCCCGATGTCGCCGTGGTGTCCGGTCCGCTCGAGCGCGACGTGGACGCAGTCGAACTCGGCCGCTGGCGCCGCGAGTGGGGTCTCGTCGTTAGGCCCGGCAACCCCGACGAACTCGAGGGACTGGCGGACCTGCTCGAGACGGATCTGCGATTCGTCAACCGGACGACCGACTCCGGGCTTCGCTCGAGTCTCGAGGCCGAACTGGACGCAATTGCTGCCGATCGAGACGAGCGTGCGGAGGACCTTCGCGACGCCATCGACGGCTTCGACCTGGCGCTTCGCGCCCACGAGAGTCCCGCCCGGAAGGTAATCGCCGGCGACGCGGACGCTGGACTCGGCCTTCGCGAAACGGCCGACCGACTCGACCTCGCGTTCGTTCCCGTCGATTCGGAACCCGTTCGCGTCCTCGCGAACCCGGATCGAGTCGACACGGAGAGCGTGCGCGAACTCGAGGCTGCACTCGACTCCGACCCGGAGATCGATATCGCCCGCTGA
- a CDS encoding HAD family hydrolase: MAASLEDEYDFWLLDLDGTLIDVEWSYTREIFDRVGTKLGREFTDREADILWSGLTGSRNRQLEEWGIDPTLFWDAFHEEEDPLVRAEQTYLHEDAAFVTDLDVPVGLVTHCQKFLCEPVLDHLDIHDWFDARLCCTEQTGWKPDPEPVQSVMDDLGVGDNGHVGVLAGDGANDVGAAWNAGLDAIHVERVGHDRRGLCVRGDYRVDSFDELF, encoded by the coding sequence ATGGCGGCTTCGCTCGAGGACGAGTACGACTTCTGGCTGCTCGATTTAGACGGGACGCTCATCGACGTCGAGTGGTCCTACACCCGTGAGATATTCGACCGGGTCGGCACGAAACTCGGACGCGAGTTCACCGACCGGGAGGCGGACATCCTCTGGAGCGGCCTCACCGGCTCGAGAAACCGTCAACTCGAGGAGTGGGGGATCGACCCTACACTGTTCTGGGATGCCTTCCACGAGGAGGAGGATCCGCTCGTTCGGGCCGAACAGACCTACCTCCACGAAGACGCCGCGTTCGTCACCGACCTCGACGTGCCGGTCGGCCTGGTCACCCACTGCCAGAAGTTTCTCTGCGAGCCGGTGCTCGATCACCTCGACATTCACGACTGGTTCGACGCCCGACTGTGCTGTACCGAGCAGACTGGCTGGAAACCGGATCCGGAACCAGTGCAGTCCGTGATGGACGACCTCGGCGTCGGTGACAACGGCCACGTCGGCGTCCTCGCCGGCGACGGGGCGAACGACGTCGGTGCAGCCTGGAACGCCGGACTCGATGCGATTCACGTCGAACGGGTCGGCCACGACCGACGCGGGCTGTGTGTTCGGGGCGACTATCGCGTCGATTCGTTCGACGAGTTGTTCTGA
- a CDS encoding serine hydrolase domain-containing protein, giving the protein MSRLSESDRERISSLFDRHLEVGLHHGAQLAVSLDGEQVLDLAGGTTGPNGDEETVAQRHVLFSSTKPYAAVTLHTLVDEGLLSYDDHVVDHWPEFADAGSEKSEITVRQVLSHTAGLPRGEIDRRPDLWPDWDAVIEQLEEMELVYAPGEVPAYHPLTFGWLVGELVRRTTGTPIEEAAAERVFDPLEMANTGIGLRDHETDDVATLTAFDEFDRCRDPGEGMGDHNAVAAPFNTEAIHRAVIPAATGIGTASDMARFYACLANGGELEGTRILSEETVETMIALEAETEADGTLDREARFALGFWKGGTTAAPYGVLSPKRVFGHAGLGSSVGWADPEEGVAFSYVTNGVRDGSYEHTARVNALADALRLALATR; this is encoded by the coding sequence ATGTCACGGCTTAGCGAATCTGATCGCGAGCGAATTAGTTCGTTGTTCGACCGACACCTCGAGGTCGGACTCCACCACGGCGCGCAGTTGGCGGTCTCTCTCGACGGCGAGCAGGTACTCGACCTCGCGGGCGGGACGACGGGGCCGAACGGTGACGAGGAGACGGTCGCCCAGCGACACGTGCTCTTCTCGTCGACGAAACCGTACGCGGCCGTCACGCTCCACACGCTCGTCGACGAGGGCCTGCTCTCTTACGACGACCACGTCGTCGATCACTGGCCCGAATTCGCCGACGCTGGTAGCGAGAAGTCCGAAATAACGGTCCGACAGGTGCTGAGCCACACGGCCGGCCTCCCACGGGGCGAGATCGATCGACGGCCGGACCTCTGGCCCGACTGGGACGCCGTCATCGAGCAACTCGAGGAGATGGAACTCGTCTACGCGCCCGGAGAGGTTCCAGCGTACCACCCCCTGACCTTCGGCTGGCTCGTCGGCGAACTCGTGCGCCGGACCACGGGGACGCCCATCGAGGAAGCCGCCGCCGAACGCGTGTTCGATCCCCTCGAGATGGCGAACACGGGAATCGGACTCCGAGACCACGAGACCGACGACGTCGCGACCCTCACCGCGTTCGACGAGTTCGACCGCTGTCGGGACCCCGGCGAAGGAATGGGCGATCACAACGCCGTCGCCGCGCCGTTCAACACCGAAGCGATCCACCGAGCCGTCATCCCCGCCGCGACCGGCATCGGGACGGCGAGCGACATGGCCCGCTTCTACGCCTGCCTCGCAAACGGCGGCGAACTCGAGGGCACGCGCATCCTCTCGGAGGAAACCGTCGAGACGATGATCGCCCTCGAGGCTGAGACGGAGGCAGACGGCACGCTCGATCGCGAGGCGCGCTTCGCGCTTGGCTTCTGGAAAGGCGGGACGACGGCCGCACCGTACGGCGTGCTCTCACCGAAGCGCGTCTTCGGGCACGCCGGACTCGGCAGTAGCGTCGGGTGGGCCGATCCCGAAGAAGGAGTCGCCTTCTCCTACGTGACGAACGGCGTCCGTGACGGCTCCTACGAACACACCGCGCGGGTAAACGCCCTCGCGGACGCGCTCCGACTCGCACTCGCGACTCGGTGA